From the genome of Panulirus ornatus isolate Po-2019 chromosome 8, ASM3632096v1, whole genome shotgun sequence, one region includes:
- the LOC139749804 gene encoding enoyl-CoA delta isomerase 2-like isoform X1, with protein sequence MAGVNFLAKFAGAYRHGIRAVVGTPCQHIPPWAGGTRVRFMSALSSQFEEAKVRLGALKEDPGNDVKLKIYALFKQSTSGAVTSKRPGMMDFVGRAKWDAWNALGSMSQEDAQKAYIDLVKSLAGEEEAKEAAQAESGQKYKTLLVTCKNGLRTITLNRPTKMNAINIDMYNEWIEALKEAAEDPSTVVTAITGSGNYYCSGNDLSNFTNINPDNMHEYAKDAGLLLKRFVNAFIDFPKPLIAVVNGHAIGVSVTVMGLFDGVYATDKATFHTPFSALGQSPEGCSSYTFPMIMGPGKASEMLLFNKKITAQEACDLGFVTCVFPDGSFQQEVWPKLEAYAKLPAKSLIYSKALTRDLEKDLLHKVNDAECERLVERWTSEDCINAIANFFSRKK encoded by the exons ATGGCTGGTGTGAACTTCTTAGCCAAATTTGCAGGTGCTTACAG GCATGGCATTCGTGCTGTTGTGGGAACACCCTGCCAGCATATCCCGCCATGGGCTGGAGGAACTCGTGTGCGGTTCATGAGTGCCCTTAGTTCACAGTTTGAAGAGGCCAAAGTACGGCTTGGAGCCCTAAAGGAAGATCCTG GTAATGATGTCAAATTGAAGATTTATGCTCTGTTTAAACAATCGACTTCTGGGGCAGTGACAAGCAAGCGTCCAGGGATGATGGACTTTGTGGGTCGTGCCAAGTGGGATGCTTGGAATGCTCTTGGCAGTATGAGTCAGGAAGATGCCCAGAAAGCCTACATTGACTTAGTCAAGTCACTTGCTGGAGAAGAG GAAGCAAAAGAAGCAGCCCAGGCAGAATCCGGTCAGAAGTATAAAACTCTCTTAGTAACCTGTAAGAATGGCCTTCGAACAATCACCCTGAATCGCCCGACAAAAATGAATGCCATTAATATAGAT ATGTATAATGAATGGATTGAAGCACTCAAGGAAGCAGCAGAAGATCCCAGCACAGTTGTCACTGCAATCACTGGGTCTGGAAACTACTATTGCTCTGGAAATGATCTTTCTAATTTTACCAACATTAATCCAGACAATATGCATGAGTATGCAAAAGATGCTGGATTGCTATTGAAGAG ATTTGTAAATGCTTTCATCGATTTCCCAAAGCCATTGATAGCAGTTGTGAATGGTCATGCTATTGGAGTGTCTGTTACAGTGATGGGACTATTTGATGGTGTTTATGCCACAGACAAG GCGACCTTCCATACACCATTCAGTGCTCTTGGTCAGTCTCCTGAGGGCTGTTCTTCATATACTTTCCCAATGATTATGGGACCTGGTAAAGCCAGTGAGATGCTCCTCTTCAATAAGAAG ATTACAGCACAAGAAGCCTGTGACCTGGGTTTTGTGACATGTGTGTTCCCTGATGGGAGCTTCCAGCAAGAAGTGTGGCCCAAATTGGAAGCATATGCAAAACTTCCTGCCAAATCCCTTATTTACTCAAAAGCTCTCACACGGGACTTGGAAAAGGATCTTCTTCACAAG GTGAATGATGCTGAATGTGAACGTCTCGTTGAGCGCTGGACATCAGAAGACTGCATCAATGCTATTGCAAATTTCTTCAGCCGCAAGAAATAG
- the LOC139749804 gene encoding enoyl-CoA delta isomerase 2-like isoform X2: MAGVNFLAKFAGAYRHGIRAVVGTPCQHIPPWAGGTRVRFMSALSSQFEEAKVRLGALKEDPVTSKRPGMMDFVGRAKWDAWNALGSMSQEDAQKAYIDLVKSLAGEEEAKEAAQAESGQKYKTLLVTCKNGLRTITLNRPTKMNAINIDMYNEWIEALKEAAEDPSTVVTAITGSGNYYCSGNDLSNFTNINPDNMHEYAKDAGLLLKRFVNAFIDFPKPLIAVVNGHAIGVSVTVMGLFDGVYATDKATFHTPFSALGQSPEGCSSYTFPMIMGPGKASEMLLFNKKITAQEACDLGFVTCVFPDGSFQQEVWPKLEAYAKLPAKSLIYSKALTRDLEKDLLHKVNDAECERLVERWTSEDCINAIANFFSRKK, from the exons ATGGCTGGTGTGAACTTCTTAGCCAAATTTGCAGGTGCTTACAG GCATGGCATTCGTGCTGTTGTGGGAACACCCTGCCAGCATATCCCGCCATGGGCTGGAGGAACTCGTGTGCGGTTCATGAGTGCCCTTAGTTCACAGTTTGAAGAGGCCAAAGTACGGCTTGGAGCCCTAAAGGAAGATCCTG TGACAAGCAAGCGTCCAGGGATGATGGACTTTGTGGGTCGTGCCAAGTGGGATGCTTGGAATGCTCTTGGCAGTATGAGTCAGGAAGATGCCCAGAAAGCCTACATTGACTTAGTCAAGTCACTTGCTGGAGAAGAG GAAGCAAAAGAAGCAGCCCAGGCAGAATCCGGTCAGAAGTATAAAACTCTCTTAGTAACCTGTAAGAATGGCCTTCGAACAATCACCCTGAATCGCCCGACAAAAATGAATGCCATTAATATAGAT ATGTATAATGAATGGATTGAAGCACTCAAGGAAGCAGCAGAAGATCCCAGCACAGTTGTCACTGCAATCACTGGGTCTGGAAACTACTATTGCTCTGGAAATGATCTTTCTAATTTTACCAACATTAATCCAGACAATATGCATGAGTATGCAAAAGATGCTGGATTGCTATTGAAGAG ATTTGTAAATGCTTTCATCGATTTCCCAAAGCCATTGATAGCAGTTGTGAATGGTCATGCTATTGGAGTGTCTGTTACAGTGATGGGACTATTTGATGGTGTTTATGCCACAGACAAG GCGACCTTCCATACACCATTCAGTGCTCTTGGTCAGTCTCCTGAGGGCTGTTCTTCATATACTTTCCCAATGATTATGGGACCTGGTAAAGCCAGTGAGATGCTCCTCTTCAATAAGAAG ATTACAGCACAAGAAGCCTGTGACCTGGGTTTTGTGACATGTGTGTTCCCTGATGGGAGCTTCCAGCAAGAAGTGTGGCCCAAATTGGAAGCATATGCAAAACTTCCTGCCAAATCCCTTATTTACTCAAAAGCTCTCACACGGGACTTGGAAAAGGATCTTCTTCACAAG GTGAATGATGCTGAATGTGAACGTCTCGTTGAGCGCTGGACATCAGAAGACTGCATCAATGCTATTGCAAATTTCTTCAGCCGCAAGAAATAG